The proteins below are encoded in one region of Oharaeibacter diazotrophicus:
- the deoA gene encoding thymidine phosphorylase, whose amino-acid sequence MAYLPQEIIRTKRDGGRLSAEEIRFLIEGLTSGRVGEGQVAAFAMAVFFRGMDRDERVALTLAMRDSGTVLDWSDLPGPALDKHSTGGIGDTVSLMLAPAVAACGGFVPMISGRGLGHTGGTLDKLDAVPGYVSQPDNGLFRKVVREVGCAVIGQTADLAPADKRLYAIRDVTATVESLDLITASILSKKLAAGLHGLVLDVKTGSGAFMARLDDARALGESLVSVANGAGLPTVGLVTDMDEPLASAAGNGLEVRLAVDFLTGARIDPRLHDVTVALGGEMLVLGRLAADAAEGRARIAEAFSSGRAAEVFQRMVAALGGPSDLVEAPARHLAAAPVVRPVFADGAGTVAAVDTRSIGVAVVGLGGGRVLPTDAVDPAVGFDRLAGLGEHVDATRPLGLVHARTEAAADAAAAALRAAYRLGEAPPRRPAVIERVAGSAGTGDQP is encoded by the coding sequence ATGGCGTATCTGCCCCAGGAGATCATCCGAACGAAGCGCGACGGCGGCCGTCTCTCGGCCGAGGAGATCCGCTTCCTGATCGAGGGCCTGACCTCCGGCCGTGTCGGCGAGGGCCAGGTGGCGGCCTTCGCCATGGCGGTGTTCTTCCGCGGCATGGACCGCGACGAGCGCGTCGCGCTCACCCTCGCCATGCGTGACAGCGGCACCGTGCTCGACTGGTCCGACCTCCCCGGCCCCGCCCTCGACAAGCACTCCACCGGCGGCATCGGCGACACCGTCTCGCTGATGCTCGCCCCCGCGGTCGCCGCCTGCGGCGGCTTCGTGCCGATGATCTCCGGCCGCGGCCTCGGCCACACCGGCGGCACGCTCGACAAGCTCGACGCCGTCCCCGGCTACGTCTCGCAGCCGGACAACGGCCTGTTCCGCAAGGTCGTCCGCGAGGTCGGCTGCGCCGTGATCGGCCAGACCGCCGACCTCGCCCCCGCCGACAAGCGGCTCTACGCCATCCGCGACGTCACCGCGACGGTCGAGAGCCTCGACCTCATCACCGCCTCGATTCTGTCCAAGAAGCTCGCCGCCGGCCTCCACGGCCTCGTGCTCGACGTCAAGACCGGCAGCGGCGCCTTCATGGCGCGCCTCGACGACGCCCGTGCACTCGGCGAGAGCCTCGTCTCGGTCGCCAACGGCGCCGGCCTGCCGACGGTCGGCCTCGTCACCGACATGGACGAGCCGCTGGCGAGCGCCGCCGGCAATGGCCTCGAGGTGCGCCTCGCCGTCGACTTCCTGACCGGCGCGCGCATCGATCCCCGGCTCCACGACGTCACCGTCGCGCTCGGCGGCGAGATGCTGGTGCTCGGCCGCCTCGCCGCCGACGCCGCGGAGGGCCGGGCCCGGATCGCCGAGGCCTTTTCGAGCGGCCGCGCCGCCGAGGTGTTCCAGCGCATGGTCGCCGCCCTCGGCGGTCCGTCCGACCTCGTCGAGGCCCCCGCCCGCCATCTCGCCGCCGCGCCGGTGGTGCGGCCCGTGTTCGCCGACGGGGCCGGCACCGTCGCCGCCGTCGACACCCGTTCGATCGGCGTCGCGGTGGTCGGCCTCGGCGGCGGCCGGGTGCTACCGACCGACGCCGTCGACCCCGCCGTCGGCTTCGACCGCCTCGCCGGCCTCGGCGAGCACGTCGATGCCACCCGCCCGCTCGGGCTCGTCCACGCCCGGACAGAGGCCGCGGCCGACGCGGCCGCGGCCGCGCTCCGGGCCGCCTACCGCCTCGGCGAGGCGCCGCCGCGCCGGCCCGCCGTGATCGAACGCGTCGCCGGCAGCGCCGGCACGGGAGACCAGCCATGA
- a CDS encoding phosphopentomutase, with amino-acid sequence MTRAVLVVLDSFGIGGGPDAAAFGDAGSDTLGHIAAACAEGRADRPGLRAGPLRLPNLDRLGLGRAAELATGRRPAGLGGGEPAGRYAAASEVSNGKDTPSGHWEITGVPVPFDWGYFPETRPCFPPELVAAFVRETGVPGILGDRHASGTAIIAELGEEHVRTGRPILYTSADSVLQIAAHEEAYGLDRLLEHCRIARRLVDPLGIGRVIARPFVGRDAASFVRTANRRDFAVPPPEPTLLSRVEASGRRVIGVGKIGDIFAHVGVTEVRKGAGNDANLDLTLAALANAGHGDLVFTNLVDFDTEFGHRRDVAGYAACLEAFDRRLPELEARLGPRDLLVLTADHGCDPSWTGTDHTRERVPVLMTAAGLAPGSAGVRTTFADIGETVAAWLGLAPGRHGRSML; translated from the coding sequence ATGACCCGCGCCGTCCTCGTCGTCCTCGACAGCTTCGGCATCGGCGGCGGACCCGACGCCGCCGCCTTCGGCGACGCCGGCTCCGACACGCTCGGCCACATCGCCGCCGCCTGCGCCGAGGGCCGGGCCGACCGCCCGGGCCTGCGCGCCGGTCCGCTCCGCCTGCCCAACCTCGACCGTCTCGGCCTCGGCCGCGCCGCCGAACTCGCCACCGGCCGCCGCCCCGCCGGCCTCGGCGGCGGCGAACCGGCCGGCCGCTACGCCGCCGCGAGCGAGGTCTCCAACGGCAAGGACACGCCGTCCGGCCACTGGGAGATCACCGGCGTGCCGGTGCCCTTCGACTGGGGCTACTTCCCCGAGACCCGGCCCTGCTTCCCGCCGGAACTCGTCGCCGCCTTCGTGCGCGAGACCGGCGTTCCCGGCATCCTCGGCGATCGCCACGCCTCCGGCACCGCCATCATCGCCGAACTCGGCGAAGAGCACGTCCGCACCGGCCGGCCGATCCTCTACACCTCCGCCGACTCCGTGCTGCAGATCGCCGCCCACGAGGAGGCCTACGGTCTCGACCGTCTGCTCGAGCACTGCCGGATCGCCCGCCGGCTGGTCGATCCGCTCGGCATCGGCCGCGTCATCGCCCGGCCCTTCGTCGGCCGCGACGCCGCCAGCTTCGTGCGTACCGCCAACCGCCGCGACTTCGCGGTGCCGCCGCCCGAACCGACCCTCCTGTCGCGAGTGGAGGCGTCCGGCCGGCGGGTGATCGGTGTCGGCAAGATCGGCGACATCTTCGCCCACGTCGGCGTCACGGAGGTGCGCAAGGGCGCCGGCAATGACGCCAACCTCGACCTGACCCTCGCCGCCCTCGCCAACGCCGGCCACGGCGACCTCGTCTTCACCAACCTCGTCGACTTCGACACCGAGTTCGGCCATCGCCGCGACGTCGCCGGCTACGCCGCCTGCCTCGAGGCCTTCGACCGCCGCCTGCCGGAACTCGAGGCGCGGCTCGGACCGCGCGACCTCCTGGTGCTCACCGCCGACCACGGCTGCGACCCCTCCTGGACCGGCACCGACCACACCCGCGAGCGCGTGCCGGTGCTGATGACCGCCGCCGGCCTCGCGCCGGGATCGGCGGGCGTGCGCACCACGTTCGCCGACA